One genomic window of Salvia miltiorrhiza cultivar Shanhuang (shh) chromosome 4, IMPLAD_Smil_shh, whole genome shotgun sequence includes the following:
- the LOC131020421 gene encoding protein VAPYRIN-like, whose amino-acid sequence MDRLISLEPSNVVTVRMEAGHKSSGSITLRNVMYTMPVAFRLHPTNKARYTVAPQSGIILPLTTLTLEITYHPPPALPHRYPHCDDTFVLQSVVAPGAAVKNLSSTYDAVPSDWFTNKKKQVYSDSGIRIMFVGSAVLTHLVAKGFMDDIREVLEKSDPLWRPADSLDSDGQPLLHLAIAQSRADLVQLLLEFNPDVEAPGREGSTPLEAAAAAGEALIVELLLAHKANPERSEASNWGPIHLAAANGHADVVRHLLLKGADANALTKDGRAALHLAAEERRRDCVRLLLASAARPDVRSARDGETPLHVAAGLGDEQMVKLLLHKGANKDVRSRAGKTAYDLAAESGHARLYDALRLGDSLCAAARKGDLRMVVRLIESGAAVNGRDQNGWTALHRAAFKGRVDVARAVIEKGIDANAKDEEGYTALHCAVESGHVDVIEMLVKKGADVEARTNKGVTALQIAQSLNYSGIIRLLARGPPPPPPHVDVVDAFAKVRDMDKKKAGTYGGRVRRSSFDRAAAVAVV is encoded by the coding sequence ATGGATAGGCTGATAAGCTTAGAGCCGTCGAATGTGGTGACGGTGAGGATGGAGGCGGGCCACAAATCCTCCGGCTCCATCACCCTCCGCAACGTCATGTACACCATGCCCGTGGCCTTCCGCCTCCACCCCACCAACAAGGCCCGCTACACCGTGGCGCCGCAGTCGGGGATCATCCTCCCCCTCACCACCCTCACCCTCGAGATCACCTACCACCCGCCCCCCGCCCTCCCCCACCGCTACCCCCACTGCGACGACACCTTCGTGCTGCAGAGCGTCGTGGCCCCCGGGGCCGCCGTCAAGAACCTCTCCTCCACCTACGACGCCGTTCCATCCGACTGGTTTACCAACAAGAAGAAGCAGGTGTATTCCGACAGCGGCATCAGGATCATGTTCGTGGGCTCCGCCGTTCTCACCCACCTCGTCGCCAAGGGCTTCATGGATGACATCCGAGAGGTGCTTGAGAAGAGCGACCCCCTCTGGCGCCCCGCTGATTCCCTCGACTCCGACGGCCAGCCGCTGCTGCACCTCGCCATTGCGCAGTCCCGCGCCGATCTGGTGCAGCTGCTGCTCGAGTTCAACCCCGACGTCGAGGCGCCAGGCCGGGAGGGCTCCACCCCGCTCGAGGCGGCCGCCGCTGCGGGGGAGGCGCTCATCGTGGAGCTTCTGCTGGCGCATAAGGCCAATCCGGAGCGATCGGAGGCCTCAAACTGGGGGCCGATCCATCTGGCCGCGGCCAACGGCCACGCCGACGTCGTGCGGCATCTCCTCCTCAAGGGGGCCGACGCCAACGCGCTCACCAAGGACGGCCGCGCGGCGCTCCATTTGGCGGCGGAGGAGCGGAGGAGAGACTGCGTCCGCCTCCTGCTGGCGAGCGCCGCGCGGCCCGACGTGCGTAGCGCGCGGGACGGGGAGACGCCGCTGCACGTGGCGGCGGGGCTCGGCGACGAGCAGATGGTGAAGCTGCTGCTCCACAAGGGGGCCAACAAGGATGTCCGGAGCAGGGCCGGCAAGACGGCGTACGATCTGGCGGCGGAGAGCGGCCACGCCAGGCTCTACGACGCGCTCCGCCTCGGCGACAGCCTGTGCGCGGCGGCCAGGAAGGGCGACCTCAGGATGGTCGTGCGGCTGATCGAGAGCGGCGCCGCCGTCAACGGGCGCGACCAGAACGGGTGGACGGCGCTCCACCGCGCGGCATTCAAGGGGCGCGTGGATGTGGCGAGGGCGGTGATCGAGAAGGGAATCGACGCCAACGCCAAGGACGAGGAAGGGTACACGGCCCTCCACTGCGCGGTGGAGTCGGGCCACGTGGACGTGATCGAGATGCTGGTGAAGAAGGGGGCCGACGTGGAGGCCAGGACCAACAAAGGCGTCACGGCGCTGCAGATTGCGCAGTCGCTCAACTACTCCGGGATCATAAGGTTGCTAGCGCGtggcccgccgccgccgccgccgcatgTCGATGTCGTGGACGCGTTTGCTAAGGTTAGAGATATGGACAAGAAGAAGGCGGGTACTTACGGCGGGAGAGTGCGGCGGAGTAGCTTCGATCGGGCtgcggcggtggcggtggtgtAG
- the LOC131020424 gene encoding 5-methyltetrahydropteroyltriglutamate--homocysteine methyltransferase → MASHIVGYPRMGPKRELKFALESFWDGKSSAEDLEKVAADLRASIWKQMSDAGIKYIPSNTFSYYDQVLDTTAMLGAVPPRYNWTGGEIGFSTYFSMARGNASLPAMEMTKWFDTNYHFIVPELGPDVKFCYGSHKAVNEYKEAKALGVDTVPVLVGPVSYLLLSKPAKGVEKTFPLLSLLDKILPIYKEVIAELKAAGASWIQFDEPTLVMDLESHQLEAFTKAYGELESTLSGVSTIIETYFADVPAAAYKTLTSLSGISGFGFDLVRGAQTLDLIKGGFPAGKYLFAGVVDGRNIWANDLAASLSELSALEGIVGKDKLVVSTSCSLLHTAVDLCNETKLDQEIKSWLAFAAQKIVEVNALAKALCGQKDEAFFSANAAAQASRKSSPRVNNEGVQKAAAALRGSEHRRATNVSARLDAQQKKLNLPILPTTTIGSFPQTVELRRVRREYKAKKISEEEYVKAIKEEISKVVKLQEELDIDVLVHGEPERNDMVEYFGEQLSGFAFTANGWVQSYGSRCVKPPIIYGDVSRPNPMTVFWSTAAQSMTKRPMKGMLTGPVTILNWSFVRNDQPRFETCYQIALAIKDEVEDLEKAGITVIQIDEAALREGLPLRKSEHAFYLDWAVHSFRITNVGVQDTTQIHTHMCYSNFNDIIHSIINMDADVITIENSRSDEKLLSVFREGVKYGAGIGPGVYDIHSPRIPSTEEIADRINKMLAVLETNILWVNPDCGLKTRKYGEVKPALENMVAAAKLLRTNLASAK, encoded by the exons ATGGCTTCCCACATCGTTGGATATCCCCGTATGGGCCCTAAGAGAGAGCTGAAGTTCGCTCTGGAATCTTTCTGGGATGGCAAGAGCAGCGCTGAGGATTTGGAAAAGGTGGCAGCTGATCTCAGAGCATCCATCTGGAAGCAGATGTCTGATGCTGGGATCAAGTACATTCCGAGCAACACATTCTCATACTATGATCAGGTGCTCGACACCACCGCGATGCTCGGTGCTGTTCCCCCGAGATACAACTGGACTGGTGGCGAGATTGGTTTCTCCACTTACTTCTCTATGGCTAGAGGAAATGCCTCTCTTCCTGCTATGGAGATGACCAAGTGGTTCGACACCAACTA CCACTTCATTGTCCCTGAATTGGGCCCTGATGTGAAATTTTGCTATGGTTCTCACAAAGCTGTTAATGAATACAAAGAGGCTAAAGCT CTTGGTGTTGATACTGTCCCAGTACTCGTTGGACCTGTTTCATACCTTTTGCTTTCCAAACCAGCCAAGGGAGTTGAGAAAACTTTCCCACTTCTTTCTCTTCTTGACAAAATTCTTCCAATCTACAA GGAAGTGATTGCTGAGCTGAAGGCAGCAGGTGCTTCATGGATCCAGTTTGATGAGCCTACCTTGGTTATGGATCTTGAGTCTCACCAGCTAGAAGCATTCACCAAGGCTTATGGAGAGCTGGAATCAACCTTATCCGGCGTTAGCACTATCATTGAAACTTATTTTGCTGATGTACCTGCTGCTGCATACAAGACCCTCACCTCCTTGAGCGGGATTTCTGGCTTTGGTTTTGATTTGGTTCGTGGAGCCCAGACCCTTGATTTGATCAAGGGTGGTTTCCCTGCTGGAAAATACCTCTTTGCTGGAGTTGTTGATGGAAGGAACATCTGGGCTAATGATCTGGCTGCATCTCTCTCTGAGCTGAGTGCTCTTGAAGGCATAGTCGGAAAGG ACAAGCTTGTTGTGTCCACATCCTGCTCGCTTCTCCACACTGCTGTTGATTTGTGCAATGAGACCAAGCTGGACCAGGAAATCAAATCATGGCTCGCATTTGCAGCTCAGAAAATTGTTGAAGTGAATGCACTTGCAAAGGCATTGTGTGGCCAAAAGGATGAG GCCTTCTTCTCTGCCAATGCTGCTGCTCAAGCCTCTAGGAAATCCTCTCCTAGGGTGAACAATGAAGGTGTACAAAAGGCT GCTGCTGCTTTAAGAGGTTCTGAGCATCGCCGTGCAACAAATGTTAGTGCCAGACTTGATGCTCAACAGAAGAAGCTTAACCTTCCAATCCTCCCAACCACCACTATTGGTTCCTTCCCGCAGACAGTGGAACTCAGAAGAGTGCGCCGTGAATACAAGGCCAAGAA GATCTCTGAGGAGGAGTACGTTAAAGCTATCAAGGAGGAGATCAGCAAGGTTGTCAAGCTTCAGGAGGAGCTTGACATTGATGTTCTTGTTCATGGAGAGCCAGAG AGAAACGATATGGTTGAGTACTTTGGAGAGCAGCTGTCTGGTTTTGCCTTCACAGCAAATGGCTGGGTGCAATCATATGGATCTCGATGTGTGAAGCCACCAATCATCTATGGTGATGTCAGTCGCCCCAACCCAATGACTGTTTTCTGGTCCACTGCTGCCCAGAGCATGACCAAGCGCCCGATGAAGGGAATGCTTACTGGCCCTGTTACCATTCTCAATTGGTCTTTCGTGAGAAACGACCAGCCTAG ATTCGAAACCTGTTATCAGATTGCTTTGGCCATTAAGGATGAAGTCGAGGATCTTGAGAAGGCCGGTATCACCGTGATCCAAATTGACGAGGCTGCATTGAGAGAAGGGTTGCCTCTCCGCAAATCCGAGCATGCTTTCTACTTGGACTGGGCTGTGCACTCCTTCAGAATCACCAACGTTGGAGTCCAAGACACCACCCAG ATCCACACCCACATGTGCTACTCAAACTTCAACGACATCATCCACTCCATCATCAACATGGACGCCGATGTGATTACAATTGAGAACTCGCGTTCGGATGAGAAGCTGCTGTCAGTGTTCCGCGAGGGAGTCAAGTACGGAGCTGGAATTGGGCCGGGTGTATACGACATCCACTCCCCGAGAATCCCGTCGACGGAGGAGATTGCAGACAGGATCAACAAGATGCTTGCTGTCCTTGAGACCAACATCTTGTGGGTGAACCCTGACTGCGGTCTCAAGACCCGCAAATACGGAGAGGTGAAGCCTGCCCTTGAGAACATGGTTGCTGCTGCCAAGCTCCTCCGAACCAACCTTGCCAGTGCCAAATAA
- the LOC131020425 gene encoding 5-methyltetrahydropteroyltriglutamate--homocysteine methyltransferase-like isoform X1, translated as MASHIVGYPRMGPKRELKFALESFWDGKSSAEDLEKVAADLRASIWKQMSDVGIKYIPSNTFSYYDQVLDTTAMLGAVPPRYNWTGGEIGFSTFFSMARGNASVPAMEMTKWFDTNYHFIVPELGPDVKFSYASHKAVNEYKEAKALGVDTVPVLVGPVSYLLLSKPAKGVEKTFPLLSLLDKILPIYKEVIAELKAAGASWIQFDEPTLVKDLESHQLEAFTKAYADLQSSLSGVDVLIETYFADIPAAAFKILTSLSGVSGYGFDLVRGTQTLDLIKGGFPSGKYLFAGVVDGRNIWANDLAASLSTLQSLESIVGKDKLVVSTSCSLLHTAVDLVNEPKLDQEIKSWLAFAAQKVVEVNALAKALTGQKDEAYFSANAAAQASRKSSPRVNNEAVQKAAAALKGSDHRRATNVSARLDAQQKKLNLPILPTTTIGSFPQTVELRRVRREYKAKKISEEDYDKAIKEEISKVVKLQEELDIDVLVHGEPERNDMVEYFGEQLSGFAFTANGWVQSYGSRCVKPPIIYGDVSRPNPMTVYWSSAAQSMTKRPMKGMLTGPVTILNWSFVRNDQPRSETCYQIALAIKDEVEDLEKAGITVIQIDEAALREGLPLRKSEHAFYLDWAVHSFRITNVGVQDTTQIHTHMCYSNFNDIIHSIINMDADVITIENSRSDEKLLSVFREGVKYGAGIGPGVYDIHSPRIPSTEEIADRIEKMLAVLETNILWVNPDCGLKTRKYGEVKPALENMVSAAKLLRAKLGSAK; from the exons ATGGCATCCCATATTGTTGGATACCCCCGAATGGGCCCCAAGAGAGAGCTCAAATTTGCTCTGGAATCTTTCTGGGATGGCAAGAGTAGTGCCGAGGATTTGGAAAAGGTGGCAGCTGACCTCAGAGCATCCATTTGGAAGCAGATGTCTGATGTTGGGATCAAGTACATTCCCAGCAACACATTCTCATACTATGATCAGGTGCTTGACACAACTGCGATGCTCGGTGCTGTTCCCCCAAGATACAACTGGACTGGTGGAGAGATTGGTTTCTCCACTTTCTTCTCCATGGCCAGAGGAAATGCTTCTGTTCCTGCTATGGAGATGACCAAGTGGTTTGACACCAACTA CCACTTCATTGTCCCAGAATTGGGACCTGATGTGAAATTTTCTTATGCTTCTCACAAAGCTGTTAATGAATACAAAGAGGCTAAGGCG CTCGGTGTTGATACTGTTCCAGTTCTTGTTGGTCCTGTTTCATACTTATTGCTTTCCAAACCTGCCAAGGGTGTTGAGAAAACTTTCCCTCTTCTTTCCCTTCTTGACAAAATTCTTCCAATCTACAA GGAAGTTATTGCTGAGCTGAAAGCAGCCGGTGCATCTTGGATTCAGTTTGATGAGCCCACCTTAGTTAAGGATCTTGAGTCTCACCAGTTGGAAGCATTCACAAAGGCATATGCTGACCTTCAATCATCTTTGTCTGGCGTTGATGTTCTAATTGAGACTTATTTTGCTGACATTCCTGCGGCTGCATTCAAAATCCTTACCTCATTGAGTGGAGTTTCTGGTTATGGTTTTGATTTGGTTCGTGGAACCCAGACCCTTGATTTAATCAAGGGTGGATTTCCATCTGGAAAATACCTCTTTGCTGGAGTTGTTGATGGAAGGAACATCTGGGCTAATGATCTGGCAGCATCCCTCTCCACCCTGCAGTCTCTTGAAAGCATAGTGGGAAAGG ACAAACTTGTTGTGTCGACCTCCTGCTCACTTCTCCACACTGCAGTGGATCTGGTAAATGAGCCTAAGTTGGACCAAGAAATTAAATCATGGCTCGCATTTGCAGCTCAAAAGGTTGTTGAAGTAAATGCTTTGGCAAAGGCATTGACTGGTCAGAAGGATGAG GCATACTTCTCTGCCAATGCTGCTGCTCAGGCATCTAGGAAATCCTCACCTAGGGTGAACAATGAAGCTGTCCAAAAGGCT GCCGCTGCATTGAAGGGTTCTGACCATCGTCGTGCTACAAACGTTAGTGCCAGACTTGATGCTCAACAGAAGAAGCTTAACCTTCCAATCCTCCCAACCACCACTATTGGTTCATTCCCACAGACAGTGGAACTCAGAAGAGTGCGCCGTGAATACAAGGCCAAGAA GATCTCTGAGGAGGACTACGATAAAGCTATCAAGGAGGAGATCAGCAAGGTTGTCAAGCTTCAAGAAGAGCTTGACATTGATGTTCTAGTTCACGGAGAGCCAGAG AGAAACGATATGGTTGAGTACTTTGGAGAGCAGCTGTCTGGTTTTGCCTTCACAGCAAATGGCTGGGTGCAATCATATGGATCTCGATGTGTGAAGCCACCAATCATCTATGGTGATGTCAGTCGCCCCAACCCAATGACTGTTTACTGGTCCTCTGCTGCCCAGAGCATGACCAAGCGCCCGATGAAGGGAATGCTCACTGGCCCTGTTACCATTCTCAATTGGTCTTTTGTGAGAAACGACCAACCCAG ATCCGAGACCTGTTATCAGATTGCTTTGGCCATTAAGGATGAAGTCGAGGATCTTGAGAAGGCCGGTATTACTGTGATCCAAATCGACGAAGCTGCATTGAGAGAAGGGCTGCCTCTACGCAAATCCGAGCATGCTTTCTACCTGGATTGGGCTGTACACTCCTTCAGAATCACCAACGTGGGAGTTCAAGATACTACCCAG ATCCACACCCACATGTGCTACTCCAACTTCAATGACATCATCCACTCCATCATCAACATGGATGCCGATGTGATCACAATTGAGAACTCACGTTCAGACGAGAAGCTGCTGTCAGTGTTCCGTGAGGGAGTCAAGTACGGAGCTGGAATCGGGCCAGGTGTGTACGACATCCACTCCCCGAGAATCCCATCTACGGAGGAGATTGCGGACAGGATCGAGAAGATGCTTGCTGTCCTTGAGACCAACATCTTGTGGGTGAACCCAGACTGCGGTCTCAAGACTCGCAAATACGGAGAGGTGAAGCCCGCCCTCGAGAACATGGTTTCTGCTGCCAAGCTCCTCCGAGCCAAGCTTGGCAGTGCAAAATGA
- the LOC131020425 gene encoding 5-methyltetrahydropteroyltriglutamate--homocysteine methyltransferase-like isoform X2, protein MASHIVGYPRMGPKRELKFALESFWDGKSSAEDLEKVAADLRASIWKQMSDVGIKYIPSNTFSYYDQVLDTTAMLGAVPPRYNWTGGEIGFSTFFSMARGNASVPAMEMTKWFDTNYHFIVPELGPDVKFSYASHKAVNEYKEAKALGVDTVPVLVGPVSYLLLSKPAKGVEKTFPLLSLLDKILPIYKEVIAELKAAGASWIQFDEPTLVKDLESHQLEAFTKAYADLQSSLSGVDVLIETYFADIPAAAFKILTSLSGVSGYGFDLVRGTQTLDLIKGGFPSGKYLFAGVVDGRNIWANDLAASLSTLQSLESIVGKDKLVVSTSCSLLHTAVDLVNEPKLDQEIKSWLAFAAQKVVEVNALAKALTGQKDEAYFSANAAAQASRKSSPRVNNEAVQKAAAALKGSDHRRATNVSARLDAQQKKLNLPILPTTTIGSFPQTVELRRVRREYKAKKISEEDYDKAIKEEISKVVKLQEELDIDVLVHGEPERNDMVEYFGEQLSGFAFTANGWVQSYGSRCVKPPIIYGDVSRPNPMTVYWSSAAQSMTKRPMKGMLTGPVTILNWSFVRNDQPRSETCYQIALAIKDEVEDLEKAGITVIQIDEAALREGLPLRKSEHAFYLDWAVHSFRITNVGVQDTTQVCVVSCPSHNISLNGLICWLF, encoded by the exons ATGGCATCCCATATTGTTGGATACCCCCGAATGGGCCCCAAGAGAGAGCTCAAATTTGCTCTGGAATCTTTCTGGGATGGCAAGAGTAGTGCCGAGGATTTGGAAAAGGTGGCAGCTGACCTCAGAGCATCCATTTGGAAGCAGATGTCTGATGTTGGGATCAAGTACATTCCCAGCAACACATTCTCATACTATGATCAGGTGCTTGACACAACTGCGATGCTCGGTGCTGTTCCCCCAAGATACAACTGGACTGGTGGAGAGATTGGTTTCTCCACTTTCTTCTCCATGGCCAGAGGAAATGCTTCTGTTCCTGCTATGGAGATGACCAAGTGGTTTGACACCAACTA CCACTTCATTGTCCCAGAATTGGGACCTGATGTGAAATTTTCTTATGCTTCTCACAAAGCTGTTAATGAATACAAAGAGGCTAAGGCG CTCGGTGTTGATACTGTTCCAGTTCTTGTTGGTCCTGTTTCATACTTATTGCTTTCCAAACCTGCCAAGGGTGTTGAGAAAACTTTCCCTCTTCTTTCCCTTCTTGACAAAATTCTTCCAATCTACAA GGAAGTTATTGCTGAGCTGAAAGCAGCCGGTGCATCTTGGATTCAGTTTGATGAGCCCACCTTAGTTAAGGATCTTGAGTCTCACCAGTTGGAAGCATTCACAAAGGCATATGCTGACCTTCAATCATCTTTGTCTGGCGTTGATGTTCTAATTGAGACTTATTTTGCTGACATTCCTGCGGCTGCATTCAAAATCCTTACCTCATTGAGTGGAGTTTCTGGTTATGGTTTTGATTTGGTTCGTGGAACCCAGACCCTTGATTTAATCAAGGGTGGATTTCCATCTGGAAAATACCTCTTTGCTGGAGTTGTTGATGGAAGGAACATCTGGGCTAATGATCTGGCAGCATCCCTCTCCACCCTGCAGTCTCTTGAAAGCATAGTGGGAAAGG ACAAACTTGTTGTGTCGACCTCCTGCTCACTTCTCCACACTGCAGTGGATCTGGTAAATGAGCCTAAGTTGGACCAAGAAATTAAATCATGGCTCGCATTTGCAGCTCAAAAGGTTGTTGAAGTAAATGCTTTGGCAAAGGCATTGACTGGTCAGAAGGATGAG GCATACTTCTCTGCCAATGCTGCTGCTCAGGCATCTAGGAAATCCTCACCTAGGGTGAACAATGAAGCTGTCCAAAAGGCT GCCGCTGCATTGAAGGGTTCTGACCATCGTCGTGCTACAAACGTTAGTGCCAGACTTGATGCTCAACAGAAGAAGCTTAACCTTCCAATCCTCCCAACCACCACTATTGGTTCATTCCCACAGACAGTGGAACTCAGAAGAGTGCGCCGTGAATACAAGGCCAAGAA GATCTCTGAGGAGGACTACGATAAAGCTATCAAGGAGGAGATCAGCAAGGTTGTCAAGCTTCAAGAAGAGCTTGACATTGATGTTCTAGTTCACGGAGAGCCAGAG AGAAACGATATGGTTGAGTACTTTGGAGAGCAGCTGTCTGGTTTTGCCTTCACAGCAAATGGCTGGGTGCAATCATATGGATCTCGATGTGTGAAGCCACCAATCATCTATGGTGATGTCAGTCGCCCCAACCCAATGACTGTTTACTGGTCCTCTGCTGCCCAGAGCATGACCAAGCGCCCGATGAAGGGAATGCTCACTGGCCCTGTTACCATTCTCAATTGGTCTTTTGTGAGAAACGACCAACCCAG ATCCGAGACCTGTTATCAGATTGCTTTGGCCATTAAGGATGAAGTCGAGGATCTTGAGAAGGCCGGTATTACTGTGATCCAAATCGACGAAGCTGCATTGAGAGAAGGGCTGCCTCTACGCAAATCCGAGCATGCTTTCTACCTGGATTGGGCTGTACACTCCTTCAGAATCACCAACGTGGGAGTTCAAGATACTACCCAGGTGTGTGTCGTCTCTTGTCCTTCACACAACATTTCCTTGAATGGACTAATTTGTTGGTTATTTTGA